A part of Maniola jurtina chromosome 19, ilManJurt1.1, whole genome shotgun sequence genomic DNA contains:
- the LOC123874958 gene encoding protein YIF1B — translation MNFNASRNVAAGGPRKPKRVSDVTAMGAPTPAPSFGPTPAYNPAYAQGPPPPYSQGIQLDGAQNFAAPDPAGNFGYMGGFAQSPMASPANIGSMLQQPIVQDMAMQYGNQLAAQGREVVKRELDKFVPVSRLRYYFAVDTKYVLSKLLLILFPYRHKEWMVKYDQENPVAPRYDVNAPDLYIPSMGYVTYVLLAGFMLGLQHRFSPEQISIQASSALAYIIFEMVLYLVTLYITNTTTALKTLDLLAFSGYKYTVMIFSLLGALMLGPMGYYCCLVVCSFGLSYFLVKTLRLQLLSGSTQAPEQPSYGGYATNYAAPNPYAESWTKSSNSGTKRRVYFLLFVAITQPLLSWWLTYHLVPSSAALPVTSAR, via the exons ATGAATTTCAATGCTTCAAGAAATG TGGCTGCGGGCGGGCCTCGCAAACCCAAGCGTGTGAGCGATGTGACAGCAATGGGAGCCCCCACTCCTGCACCATCATTTGGCCCGACACCTGCTTACAACCCAGCATATGCCCAGGGTCCTCCGCCCCCTTACTCACAGGGGATCCAGTTGGATGGAGCTCAAAACTTTGCTGCCCCTGATCCTGCTGGCA ATTTTGGCTACATGGGTGGGTTTGCGCAGTCTCCTATGGCCTCTCCAGCCAACATTGGCTCCATGCTTCAGCAGCccattgtacag GATATGGCGATGCAATACGGCAACCAGTTGGCAGCTCAGGGTCGGGAAGTGGTGAAGAGGGAGCTGGACAAGTTTGTGCCAGTGTCGCGACTGCGGTACTACTTCGCGGTGGACACCAAATACGTGCTGAGCAAATTGCTGCTCATCCTGTTCCCATACAGACATAAg GAGTGGATGGTGAAGTACGACCAGGAGAACCCGGTGGCGCCGCGCTACGACGTCAACGCGCCAGATCTGTACATCCCTTCCATGGGCTACGTCACCTATGTGCTGCTGGCTGGGTTTATGCTGG GTCTCCAGCACCGATTCTCCCCAGAACAGATCAGCATACAAGCATCGAGTGCACTGGCATACATCATATTCGAGATGGTTCTCTATCTTGTGACGCTATATATCACAAACACCACCACAGCACTCAAGACCCTGGACCTGCTTGCGTTCTCGGGCTACAAGTACACTGTGATGATCTTCAGTCTGCTCGGGGCTCTGATGCTGGGCCCCATGGGCTACTACTGCTGCCTGGTGGTGTGCAGCTTTGGCCTGTCCTATTTCCTG GTAAAAACCCTCCGACTGCAGCTCCTGTCAGGCTCAACACAGGCGCCCGAGCAGCCAAGCTACGGTGGTTACGCGACCAACTACGCGGCGCCCAACCCATACGCAGAGAGCTGGACTAAGTCGTCCAACAGTGGGACCAAACGACGGGTGTACTTCCTACTATTTGTGGCTATCACACAGCCGCTGCTGTCGTGGTGGCTCACTTACCATCTAGTGCCCTCTAGTGCTGCATTGCCCGTGACGTCAGCTCGATAG